The Leptospiraceae bacterium genome includes the window TTTCACAAATGAGGCTGGATGGTAATGTGGGGTTAGGGTAATATCTTGAGTATTCGATTGGAGTTTTGCAATTTCGCCTAACTTCCTGTAATCGTAAGATCCAGAAGGGCCACTCGCATATAGTATTCCAGTTAATCCAACAAGTAAATCACCAGAGTCTTCCAAGTGACGTATGATGAAATTATTCTTTGGATTGTCTTCTGCAATTGTAGCTTTTAAAGCCAATTGATTGTCGTGGTTCATATAGGCTACGATTCCTGATTCGCTTCTATTGATTCTTTTGATAACCTCTGCGAGAGTATCATCTTTGGAATAAGGGATGATAACAGGAGTAGATTCTTTATTTGGCTTGTGAAAAATTATATTCCCTGAAATCCCTATCGGTCTATCACTATCAATAGACACCTTTCCTGTAACCCTAAATACTGCCGAAATATCATTTTGTCCATCACCGTTTGAATCATATTCTCCGAAAGAATTTGCACTTAAATTTCTTGGTTGAAAGAAATTCAAATTTGTCTTTCCGTTTAAACCAAATCCATCTTTATGGATTTCGTTTACAACATCGGTCATATTAATTGCAAGAGAATCAACGTAATCTATTTTCTCTCTTAGAACTTGATCTCTTATTTCCATGACCCCGTGAATTCTGCCGCTTCGTAAAAGAGTGGGTTTTCCTGTTTCTGCCCATACAAGATCGAACATCCCGTCTCTATCCGGATTTCCTATAAGTTGGATTTTATTTGACTTACTGCCTTGAACGAAAATTTGCTGTCCTATAAAAACCATAAATTCATCTTCGTCACTTCGCCCGACGTTGATATCTACCAAAGAGGACAATTCTTGAAGAGCAGCATCTCTTTTGTCATATAAATCATTTGGTGTGTCGCCTAACGCTTCTGCCTTGCCGATTCTTTCGTTTAAGTTACGAATATTTTCTGCAAGTAGATTTATCATATTGGTTTTAGATTCTACTTCTCTGTTAGCTTGATCTCTTAGTTGTGTTAATTTTCTAAATGTATCTTCTATTCGTGTGCCAAGTCCTGTGGCTTTTTCTTTTACAATAGACCGATGTGCGCTTTCTTCGGGGTAATTGGCTAAGTCTTCCCAACTTGTCCAGAATTGATCCATTTGAGTACGAAGAGTAATCCCTGTAGGCTCATTGAAAACTGTCTCGATCTGATACAGGTAATCGTTTCTTGCACCCCAGTAATCTTTTTTATTATTTGTTTCAATGATTCGGTCATCAATAAAATTATCTCGAATTCTTTCAATTCTTGTCACCTCAGAGCCTTGCCCGATTTGTCCTGCAACAAGTGCACGATTGTAAGCCGGATCATAAAGTGGATCAGGTGCAGACATATTTACTCTTTGTCTCGAATAGTGCTTATTATCTGCGTTAGATATATTGTGTCCTGTAGTTTGAAGAGCTTGTTGGTGAGTGCTCAAGCCCCTTTTTCCTACTTCTAAACCCATAAACGTAGAGCCCATTTTTCCTCCGTTATGCTTTTGTGTTTAACATGACCGGTGTGTTGCGGGTACTGGTCTTAACACTAACGCTTCCGTAAGAAACCGGGATTTCAGTTTCGGAAGCTCGTTTCAAAGCATCTATACTAAGTTTAAAAATTTCCTGATTGGTTTTCATTAATTTTTCGTTTAAGATAATTTTTTCTTTTAATGACTGCAAAACTTCTTTTAATTCTCCAGCGAGACCTTTTAGTTTAAAATTTGAATTTCTATCTATATGATTTAAAAACTCGTTAAATGAATTTTTTTCTTCTGAAATTTCAATTTTTTTTTCTTTGTAAAAATTTTCAATTTCGTTCATTCTTACTCTCTCTAATTCAGATGCACCCACCATTAAATTGTAAGATTCTTTTGTTAGAGACTCTAATGCTTTACCGTTTTTTTCTAGGATATTACCTTTCTTTTGAATTTCTAAATCTAAAAGATTTTTATAAATTTTGATTTCTTTTGTAAAAATTTCAGATATATTACTAATCCATTCAATAAAAGGCTGTTTCATTTTTGCTTTTCCTATAGATAACTTCGACCGAATCTATAAACTGATTAGGAAAAATTCATTCTTTTTTTGGTAGATATGTCTCTTTGTAATTAAGACAAAGTG containing:
- the flgK gene encoding flagellar hook-associated protein FlgK, which encodes MGSTFMGLEVGKRGLSTHQQALQTTGHNISNADNKHYSRQRVNMSAPDPLYDPAYNRALVAGQIGQGSEVTRIERIRDNFIDDRIIETNNKKDYWGARNDYLYQIETVFNEPTGITLRTQMDQFWTSWEDLANYPEESAHRSIVKEKATGLGTRIEDTFRKLTQLRDQANREVESKTNMINLLAENIRNLNERIGKAEALGDTPNDLYDKRDAALQELSSLVDINVGRSDEDEFMVFIGQQIFVQGSKSNKIQLIGNPDRDGMFDLVWAETGKPTLLRSGRIHGVMEIRDQVLREKIDYVDSLAINMTDVVNEIHKDGFGLNGKTNLNFFQPRNLSANSFGEYDSNGDGQNDISAVFRVTGKVSIDSDRPIGISGNIIFHKPNKESTPVIIPYSKDDTLAEVIKRINRSESGIVAYMNHDNQLALKATIAEDNPKNNFIIRHLEDSGDLLVGLTGILYASGPSGSYDYRKLGEIAKLQSNTQDITLTPHYHPASFVKMTEDVINNSANIAAGRGKDVGGTGDYNSPNGHKDGSNALLIASSLRGKPIMVEYSKTTDDFYTSLIAKLGTEAREAKQEFTTQNDLLSELENMRQSVMGVNLDEEMANMVQFQQAYNASAKMISVMTEMLDTVINRMGV
- a CDS encoding flagellar protein FlgN codes for the protein MKQPFIEWISNISEIFTKEIKIYKNLLDLEIQKKGNILEKNGKALESLTKESYNLMVGASELERVRMNEIENFYKEKKIEISEEKNSFNEFLNHIDRNSNFKLKGLAGELKEVLQSLKEKIILNEKLMKTNQEIFKLSIDALKRASETEIPVSYGSVSVKTSTRNTPVMLNTKA